Within the Tissierellales bacterium genome, the region GTTAGCGCTCCTGGATATGTGTCCCAAGATTCACAGCATTTTATATCGAGTTCTATATTATGCCCCCCTTCTTTAAACAATGGTCTAAGCGTCTGTATTATCTGCCTCAAGTAATTTTTCAAATCTATGTTACGCTTCACATAGACAGTTCCATCTACTGATATCTGTTTTACACTTTCGACTAACTCTACCAACTTATTTAAATTACTATCAAGCAGTTCATATGCATCGCTAATAGATTTGATTAAATCAGATATTTTATTTTTATCAGTAATATCATTTTTTGCATTTAGCTCATTTATACTCTCTTTCATGTAGCTACTAGCAGTCACTCCTATTCCAATAGGAGTACTAAGCTCATGGGCTAGTCCTGCAACCATTCCGCCTAATGCTGCCATTCGTTCTGTTTTGATAATCTCTTCCTGCATTTTTTCGTAACTTTTAATATAGTTCTCTAAATTGTTGTGTGCTATTTGCAAATCTTTATATAAGTTTTCTTTTTCACTTATATTTTTTAAAAGTATTTCATTTATACTCTTAAGCTCATTTGTTCTCTCTTCTATTCTAGTTTCAAGTTGCTCATTAAATACCTCTAACTCTCCAGCTTTTTTCTTTGACTCTATAAACCATTTTTGCACCTCTCTCAATTCTTTTTTTGCAAAAATATACAATAAAAGAGTGGTTATTAATATATAGAACCATCCTTTATATAATTGTACACTCTGATATACACTTGCATCGCTAACAAAATAGCTTAAAAGCCTATCAGAAAAAAGGATCCATAAAAAACCAAATACAAAATATTTAGAAGCTATTTTAAACGCTTTCCCTTTATAGTTCTTTTGTCCCATGATCTCAACCTCTCTTTTCAATCTTTTATCTTCTTTCTTCTTTATACCCGAAATCACTCTCTACTAAATTTTAAATATCTATTCTCTAAAATTATTCACTTTAATTCACAACATCATTTTCAAAAAAATAAAAAATTGCCAAAATAAATTTGGCAATTTTTACTATCATATTTTGTATTTAATTCTATAAACCCAATACAATTTTTAATTTTTATTATAATTTGTCTTATTGTACGGATCTCTTAGGATATACTGCCTTGTACAAATCTGTTAGCTCTGAAACCAATGGTAACTTTGGATTCGCTGGTGTACATTGATCTTCAAAAGCTCTGTCTGCTAGATAATCTACTCTTTCCATATATTCTTTTTTATCAACTCCCATTTCTTCGAGTGAAAATGGAACGTTCAATTCTTTCATCATATTTTCTATAGCACTAGCTAACGCCTCTACACCTTCGCTTGTAGTCTTGAATTTGAGACCTAATGCTTTTGCTATTTCAGCATATTTCTCATCTGCAACAAATTCTTTGTATTTAGGGAATGATGCAAATTTTGTTGGTTTTTTTGCATTATATCTAATTATATGTGGTAATAATATAGCATTTGCTCTACCATGTGCTATATGGAATTCTCCACCTAATTTATGAGCCATAGAGTGATTAACTCCCAAGAATGCGTTCGTAAATGCCATACCTGCCATACAAGATGCATTGTGTACTTTCTCTCTAGCTTCTCTATCATCTCCATTTTTGTATGCTCGTGGAAGATAATCAAATATCAACTGAGCCGCCTTTATAGCTAATGCATCTGTAAAATCTGTTGCCATAACTGAAACATAAGCTTCTATAGCATGTGTAAGTACATCAAGTCCGGTATCTGCTGTAACTGATTTTGGAACACTCATTACAAAATCTGGATCTAGTATAGCAACATCTGGAGTCAATTCATAATCAGCTAATGGGTATTTAACATTATTTTTTTTGTCTGTTATAACTGTAAATGCTGTAACCTCTGATCCTGTTCCTGATGTAGTTGGAATAGCTACCATTTTTGCCTTTCGTCCAAGTTTAGGGAATTTAAAAGCTCTTTTTCTTATATCCAAGAATTTTAATCGTAAACTATTGAAATCAACATCTGGATATTCGTAGAATAACCACATTCCTTTAGCAGCATCCATTGCTGATCCACCACCTAAAGAAATTATAGTATCTGGTTTAAATCTCTTCATCATCTCTGCACCATCTAGCACAGTTTCAACAGATGGATCTGGTTCTACATCACTAAATATCTCAATAGCAACATGATTCATTCTTTTATTTAAATGATATATAAGTTTATCTACATATCCTAAATTTTGCATAACTCTGTCAGTTACTATAATTACTCTTTCTACATTTGGCATTTTAGCTAAATATTGTACTGAGCCAAATTCATGATAAATCTTCTCTGGTACCTTAAACCATTGCATATTTACTCTCCTTTTGGCTACGCGTTTGAAATTTATAAGATTTATAGCAGATACATTGTCAGTAGTTGAATTGTTGCCCATTGAACCACATCCAAGTGTAAGTGATGGTATATTTGCATTGTACAAATCTCCAATAGCGCCATGAGTAGATGGTGCATTTACAAGCAATCTTCCAGTTCTTAAATTAATTGAAAAATTCTCTATAACCTCATCGTCATTAGCATGTATTACTGCTGAATGTCCAAGACCACCAAACTCTGTCATTTCAACAGCTCTTTTGATTCCTTCTTTGCTATTTTTCACTTTATAACAAGCTAGTATTGGACTTAATTTTTCTCTAGAAAGAGGATATTCACTTCCAACTCCATCCAATTCAGCTATCAATATCTTAGTATCTTCTGGAACATCAACACCTGCCATTTTTGCAATATCATGAGCACTCTGTCCCACCACTTGAGGTGCCATACTCTGACGCTTTTGATCTATAGCTATAGCTTCAACTTTTTTTATTTCTGCTTTACTTAAGAAATAGCAGCTATGGTATTTCATCAATTTAGTTGCTTCAGTATATATGCTCTGATCAATTATAACAGCTTGCTCTGAAGCACAAATCATTCCGTTGTCAAATGTTTTAGACAAAATCAAATCTGTTACAGCTTGATGTAAATCTGCTGATTCATGAATATAGCATGGAACATTACCAGAACCAACGCCTAATGCCGGCTTACCTGATGAATAAGCTGCTTTAACCATTCCTGGTCCTCCAGTAGCCAATATTAATGCTATTCCATCGTGTTTCATAAGGGCATTTGACGCTTCTATAGATGGTTTCTCAATCCATTGTATACAGTTTTTAGGTGCTCCTGCTTTTATAGCTGCATCTCTAACTACTTTAGCCGCTTCTGAAGATGATTTTTGAGCAGATGGATGAAAACTGAATATTATAGGATTTCTTGTTTTCATAGCTATTATTGCCTTAAACATAGTAGTTGATGTTGGGTTAGTAACAGGTGTTACTCCTGCTATAACGCCTATTGGTTCAGCAACTACCTGATATGCTTCTTCATCATTTGTCTCTACAACACCCACAGTTTTATCATTTTTTATACTATTGTAGATATACTCTGTTGCAAACATATTTTTTATAATTTTATCTTCATAAACTCCTCTTTTTGTTTCCTCTACAGCCAATTTAGCAAGAGGCATATGTTTATCTATTCCAGCTAAAGCCATTTGTTTTACAATTTCATCTACTGTCTTCTGATCTAATTCCATAAATTGCTTCTTGGCTACATTTGCTTTTTCCACTAAATCATTCATCATCATTTCTACGTTTTGTTCTTGACCTTCAATAACTTTTTTTACAGTTCCCACAGTGACCACCCCTTGTTATTTTATTAACAATCTTTGATAGAAGTTTAACATATATGCGTATAGTTTGAAACTTCCAAAAAAGCTATTTCAAATTCAAATTCATTCAAATATCTGTACAATACGCGTTTTCAATACACTATACTCTTTTTTTCTCCCATTTTCTATTAATTTCACATATATGTATTCTAATACAGCATGTAAAAAGCGCTAAAAAATGGGCTTTATTAAAAGCCCATTACTCTAAACAACCATTTGTTAATTTATTGTCATATTATTTCTTTATATCAATTACAAGTCTATTCGGATTCTTCAATTGAAAAACTCTTATCTCCTTAGATTCACTTAAACTTATACCTACTCCAATCATGCTATCATCTTCTGGATAAATTTTATCCATACTTTTTACTATTTTTGAATACTTCAAATTAGGAATTTTTGCATTGTTTTCTCTCACTCCACTCCACAAAATAACGATCACTCCATGATTTTCTGGCATAATCACTTCATAGTGAGGCATGGATTTTGAGTCACCACTCATCTCAAATGCTATTCTTTCAAAATCTTTCCAATTACCCCACTTTATATTTTTGAGCTTTTGACCATCTGTTATCGTTCCGCCTACAAACTTACCCGCATTTTGAAACTCAATTTTACTAAGTGGAATCCCTGTCTTAATTTCATAAAGAGACAGTTTACTATAATCTACACTTTCACTAGTTTCTTTATCCACATTACTTGTAGTTTCATCTGCCTGTTTCTCACTGTCGCTATCGATATCTTCATAATCTATTCCAACCATAGCCTCAGTATAATTTTCACCTTCTAAATCTGCTTTCTCTTCTTTTTCCTCAATGACATTTTCATCATCTGTCTTGGTAATTTCACCAAC harbors:
- a CDS encoding HAMP domain-containing histidine kinase, which gives rise to MGQKNYKGKAFKIASKYFVFGFLWILFSDRLLSYFVSDASVYQSVQLYKGWFYILITTLLLYIFAKKELREVQKWFIESKKKAGELEVFNEQLETRIEERTNELKSINEILLKNISEKENLYKDLQIAHNNLENYIKSYEKMQEEIIKTERMAALGGMVAGLAHELSTPIGIGVTASSYMKESINELNAKNDITDKNKISDLIKSISDAYELLDSNLNKLVELVESVKQISVDGTVYVKRNIDLKNYLRQIIQTLRPLFKEGGHNIELDIKCCESWDTYPGALTQIITNLVSNSIIHGFENRDGGNISLRAEEGENFIDIEFKDDGIGIDNENLNYIFEPFYTTKQNRGGTGLGLNIVYNLVVQKFKGSIKCVSKIDEGTTFYIRLKKEI
- the adhE gene encoding bifunctional acetaldehyde-CoA/alcohol dehydrogenase; this translates as MGTVKKVIEGQEQNVEMMMNDLVEKANVAKKQFMELDQKTVDEIVKQMALAGIDKHMPLAKLAVEETKRGVYEDKIIKNMFATEYIYNSIKNDKTVGVVETNDEEAYQVVAEPIGVIAGVTPVTNPTSTTMFKAIIAMKTRNPIIFSFHPSAQKSSSEAAKVVRDAAIKAGAPKNCIQWIEKPSIEASNALMKHDGIALILATGGPGMVKAAYSSGKPALGVGSGNVPCYIHESADLHQAVTDLILSKTFDNGMICASEQAVIIDQSIYTEATKLMKYHSCYFLSKAEIKKVEAIAIDQKRQSMAPQVVGQSAHDIAKMAGVDVPEDTKILIAELDGVGSEYPLSREKLSPILACYKVKNSKEGIKRAVEMTEFGGLGHSAVIHANDDEVIENFSINLRTGRLLVNAPSTHGAIGDLYNANIPSLTLGCGSMGNNSTTDNVSAINLINFKRVAKRRVNMQWFKVPEKIYHEFGSVQYLAKMPNVERVIIVTDRVMQNLGYVDKLIYHLNKRMNHVAIEIFSDVEPDPSVETVLDGAEMMKRFKPDTIISLGGGSAMDAAKGMWLFYEYPDVDFNSLRLKFLDIRKRAFKFPKLGRKAKMVAIPTTSGTGSEVTAFTVITDKKNNVKYPLADYELTPDVAILDPDFVMSVPKSVTADTGLDVLTHAIEAYVSVMATDFTDALAIKAAQLIFDYLPRAYKNGDDREAREKVHNASCMAGMAFTNAFLGVNHSMAHKLGGEFHIAHGRANAILLPHIIRYNAKKPTKFASFPKYKEFVADEKYAEIAKALGLKFKTTSEGVEALASAIENMMKELNVPFSLEEMGVDKKEYMERVDYLADRAFEDQCTPANPKLPLVSELTDLYKAVYPKRSVQ
- a CDS encoding AMIN domain-containing protein; this encodes MKKIAIGMIFIALFLTGCSSEVPPEVNSQESNQITEQNTEISTEISKDVEEQTKNEVGEITKTDDENVIEEKEEKADLEGENYTEAMVGIDYEDIDSDSEKQADETTSNVDKETSESVDYSKLSLYEIKTGIPLSKIEFQNAGKFVGGTITDGQKLKNIKWGNWKDFERIAFEMSGDSKSMPHYEVIMPENHGVIVILWSGVRENNAKIPNLKYSKIVKSMDKIYPEDDSMIGVGISLSESKEIRVFQLKNPNRLVIDIKK